The Pleuronectes platessa chromosome 10, fPlePla1.1, whole genome shotgun sequence genome contains a region encoding:
- the LOC128448853 gene encoding 5-hydroxytryptamine receptor 1B, with protein sequence MLDRTDPAHCTVCCCTLVNKVLMVLFMVLLVFAILFGNLVTLAVVVGTKDFHTPQGYLKASLAVADLAVGIFVVPLSVYAEVYLMVTDSAPEWTSYNSQVVSFHPCNVIGPIFAGCTLVSISTIFLLTVERSIAVLMPLHKDSVITRKRTTTLIVLSWAGSFFLAVSPMLFSSEIALEYNSCSRMCNYVLGVVGEFPSQAWNILLLFPVFDFTLLCGTVVINIVSLSSIRQHSKRRNHLAGSEVQRKTNPSFSDIKAAKTIGTLTVAFTASFTPIAVFVVGNVLGNKWCNFSFFAFWILASNSCWNVIIYSVRDQKFRLSAHKLFQRQNPTKT encoded by the coding sequence ATGTTGGACCGAACGGACCCGGCCCACTGCACCGTGTGCTGCTGCACGCTGGTCAACAAAGTCCTCATGGTGCTCTTCATGGTGCTGCTGGTCTTCGCCATCTTGTTTGGAAACTTGGTGACTCTGGCTGTGGTGGTGGGGACCAAGGACTTCCACACGCCACAGGGATACCTGAAGGCGTCCCTCGCGGTGGCGGATCTGGCGGTGGGGATCTTCGTGGTGCCGCTGTCCGTCTACGCCGAGGTCTACCTCATGGTGACGGACTCTGCACCAGAGTGGACCTCCTACAACTCGCAGGTCGTGAGTTTCCACCCGTGCAACGTTATCGGGCCCATCTTTGCCGGGTGCACCTTGGTGTCCATATCGACCATCTTCCTGCTGACGGTGGAGCGGAGCATCGCGGTGTTGATGCCGCTGCACAAGGACTCCGTGATCACTCGTAAGAGAACCACGACCCTCATCGTCCTGTCCTGGGCGGGGAGCTTCTTCTTGGCCGTGTCTCCGATGCTCTTCAGCAGCGAGATCGCTCTGGAGTACAACTCCTGCAGCCGCATGTGCAACTACGTGCTGGGGGTCGTGGGCGAGTTCCCCAGCCAGGCCTGGAACATCCTCCTGCTGTTCCCAGTGTTTGACTTCACCCTCCTCTGCGGCACTGTGGTGATAAACATCGTGTCTCTGTCCAGCATCCGGCAGCACTCGAAGCGCAGGAATCACCTGGCCGGGTCCGAGGTTCAGAGGAAAACCAATCCCAGCTTCTCTGACATCAAGGCAGCGAAGACCATCGGGACTCTAACGGTGGCGTTCACAGCGTCGTTCACCCCCATCGCCGTCTTCGTGGTGGGAAACGTTTTGGGGAACAAATGGTGCAACTTCTCCTTCTTCGCCTTCTGGATTCTGGCCTCCAACAGCTGCTGGAATGTCATTATTTACAGTGTGAGGGATCAGAAGTTCAGGCTCAGTGCTCACAAGCTCTTCCAGAGACAGAACCCAACCAAGACCTAA
- the ndufaf6 gene encoding NADH dehydrogenase (ubiquinone) complex I, assembly factor 6 isoform X2: MWSWHRQVKDSVSQKTIGLMRMQFWKTAIEEIYRDEPPNQPVTAELWRAARKHSLTKRWLLRIITDREKDLDDRAYRNLQELETYSENTQSSLIYLLLECLGFKNVHADHAASHIGKAQGIVTCLRATPYHSSRRKVYLPMDVCMLHGASQEDFIRGSREQNVRDVVYDIASQAHVHLQHARSFSHNVPAAATAAFLQTVGLEDFLQRVRRADFDIFHPSLRNRNPLLPIQLYFRSWKKTY, translated from the exons ATGTGGAGCTGGCACAGGCAG GTGAAAGATTCCGTTTCCCAGAAGACCATTGGTCTGATGCGGATGCAGTTCTGGAAGACGGCCATAGAAGAAATCTACAGAGATGAACCCCCGAACCAGCCGGTCACCGCCGAGCTGTGGAGG GCAGCGAGGAAACACTCCCTGACGAAGAGATGGCTGCTGAGGATCATAACCGACAGA GAGAAGGATCTGGATGACCGAGCCTACAGGAACCTTCAGGAGCTGGAGACGTATTCAGAGAACACTCAGTCCTCCTTGATATACCTGCTGCTGGAGTGTTTAG GTTTTAAAAACGTCCACGCCGACCACGCAGCGAGTCACATCGGCAAAGCTCAGGGAATCGTGACGTGTCTCCGAGCGACTCCGTATCACAGCAGCCGGCGGAAGGTCTACCTGCCCATGGACGTGTGCATGTTG CACGGAGCTTCTCAGGAGGACTTCATCCGCGGCAGCCGGGAGCAGAACGTCCGGGACGTGGTGTACGACATCGCCAGCCAGGCTCACGTACATTTACAACAC gcgCGGTCCTTCAGTCACAACGTTCCAGCAGCTGCCACTGCAGCCTTCCTGCAGACG GTGGGGCTGGAGGACTTCCTGCAGAGAGTGAGGAGAGCAGACTTTGATATTTTCCATCCCAGTCTGCGGAACAGGAaccccctcctccccatccAGCTGTACTTCCGCTCCTGGAAGAAGACCTACTGA
- the ndufaf6 gene encoding NADH dehydrogenase (ubiquinone) complex I, assembly factor 6 isoform X1, which produces MAAGVGVKLAPWSRRARLYRPTSPGGGCRHAAVTQVVRAKSSATADSQSNQEFCLQLVRSRDYDGFVSSLLLPEDARRSSLALRAFNVELAQVKDSVSQKTIGLMRMQFWKTAIEEIYRDEPPNQPVTAELWRAARKHSLTKRWLLRIITDREKDLDDRAYRNLQELETYSENTQSSLIYLLLECLGFKNVHADHAASHIGKAQGIVTCLRATPYHSSRRKVYLPMDVCMLHGASQEDFIRGSREQNVRDVVYDIASQAHVHLQHARSFSHNVPAAATAAFLQTVGLEDFLQRVRRADFDIFHPSLRNRNPLLPIQLYFRSWKKTY; this is translated from the exons ATGGCAGCTGGTGTCGGTGTGAAACTGGCTCCATGGAGCAGGAGAGCCCGGCTGTACAGACCCACGTCCCCCGGAGGCGGCTGTCGACACGCGGCTGTGACTCAGGTCGTGAGAGCGAAGAGCAGCGCGACGGCGGATTCACAGAGCAACCAGGagttctgtctgcagctggtCCG gtccAGAGACTATGATGGCTTcgtgtcctccctcctcctcccagaaGATGCCCGGCGCTCCTCCTTGGCTCTGAGAGCGTTTAATGTGGAGCTGGCACAG GTGAAAGATTCCGTTTCCCAGAAGACCATTGGTCTGATGCGGATGCAGTTCTGGAAGACGGCCATAGAAGAAATCTACAGAGATGAACCCCCGAACCAGCCGGTCACCGCCGAGCTGTGGAGG GCAGCGAGGAAACACTCCCTGACGAAGAGATGGCTGCTGAGGATCATAACCGACAGA GAGAAGGATCTGGATGACCGAGCCTACAGGAACCTTCAGGAGCTGGAGACGTATTCAGAGAACACTCAGTCCTCCTTGATATACCTGCTGCTGGAGTGTTTAG GTTTTAAAAACGTCCACGCCGACCACGCAGCGAGTCACATCGGCAAAGCTCAGGGAATCGTGACGTGTCTCCGAGCGACTCCGTATCACAGCAGCCGGCGGAAGGTCTACCTGCCCATGGACGTGTGCATGTTG CACGGAGCTTCTCAGGAGGACTTCATCCGCGGCAGCCGGGAGCAGAACGTCCGGGACGTGGTGTACGACATCGCCAGCCAGGCTCACGTACATTTACAACAC gcgCGGTCCTTCAGTCACAACGTTCCAGCAGCTGCCACTGCAGCCTTCCTGCAGACG GTGGGGCTGGAGGACTTCCTGCAGAGAGTGAGGAGAGCAGACTTTGATATTTTCCATCCCAGTCTGCGGAACAGGAaccccctcctccccatccAGCTGTACTTCCGCTCCTGGAAGAAGACCTACTGA
- the wdr73 gene encoding LOW QUALITY PROTEIN: WD repeat-containing protein 73 (The sequence of the model RefSeq protein was modified relative to this genomic sequence to represent the inferred CDS: inserted 2 bases in 1 codon), with protein MRSDDWSGXKETGLSQSEAAWEKRKLSGGDEMEDEQEEVQKEVQKEVQEETLDDWFIESLTTYKDLHVYQLERPTQVLEWTSGKTVCVAGCIASKSEILELRLPLRLLADENKGLCAERDFKVIHGGFAEGPIRCLRHVPGTRCVVTSDGLSADLEVWELGGDGSDVIRRTGSVKRRSSVSEGRSRIAARLCSQPQILHGALSSDIQLTELTSAQILYQLETDAADPLSSLQFVNDSVFLAGCSKGNVYVADTRTSSAPQISPPPASSVKSALWWTDACGGPDPSSCRVIRLSSSGEAVVSDLRNPGGAVSRARLDVQTRSSSLEDVRLSWAPALDDCVAVSGFGGTVQIYNTCAWSTELQEVQPLFEHRGHVVSNRQSDLVTSHVWHPERPRTLLSAASDGSVHVWDWVDRSAWD; from the exons ATGAGGAGCGACGATTGGTCGGG CAAGGAGACCgggctcagccaatcagaggcagcGTGGGAAAAGAGAAAGCTGAGCGGAGGAGACGAGATggaggacgagcaggaggaggtgcagaagGAGGTGCagaaggaggtgcaggaggagacgcTGGACGACTGGTTCATCGAGTCCCTGACAAC GTACAAAGACCTTCATGTGTATCAGCTGGAACGTCCCACACAGGTCCTCGAGTGGACGTCAGGGAAGA CCGTCTGTGTTGCAGGATGCATCGCCTCTAAAAGTGAAATCTTGGAGCTTCGTCTGCCTCTGAGACTCTTAGCCGATGAAAACAAG GGTCTCTGTGCAGAGCGGGACTTTAAAGTGATCCATGGTGGTTTCGCAGAGGGACCCATTCGCTGCCTCAGACACGTCCCGGGTACAAG GTGCGTTGTGACCAGTGACGGGCTGAGTGCCGACCTGGAGGTGTGGGAGCTCGGGGGGGACGGCAGCG ACGTGATCCGGAGAACTGGGAGCGtcaagaggaggagcagcgttTCAGAGGGACGCAGCAGGATCGCAGCTCGACTCTGTTCACAGCCACAAATTCTCCATGGAGCCCTGAGCAGCGACATCCAGCTGACTGAGCTGACCTCAGCACAGATTCTTTACCAACTAG AGACGGACGCGGCGGATCCTCTGAGTTCTTTACAGTTTGTTAATGACAGTGTTTTCCTCGCCGGCTGCTCTAAGGGGAACGTTTACGTCGCCGACACTCGGACATCTTCTGCTCCTCAGATTTCACCTCCACCTGCTTCGTCTGTCAAATCAGCTCTGTGGTGGACGGACGCCTGTGGAGGTCCAGACCCGTCCAGCTGCAGGGTCATCAGGCTGTCCTCCTCTGGGGAGGCGGTGGTTTCCGACCTGAGGAACCCGGGAGGAGCCGTGAGTCGAGCTCGGCTGGACGTGCAGAcacgcagcagcagcctggaggACGTCAGGCTGTCGTGGGCTCCAGCGCTGGACGACTGTGTCGCAGTCTCAG GTTTCGGTGGAACGGTTCAGATCTACAACACGTGTGCGTGGAGCACGGAGCTGCAGGAAGTCCAGCCGCTGTTTGAGCACCGAGGTCACGTGGTGTCAAACCGACAGTCGGACCTGGTCACCTCCCACGTCTGGCATCCTGAGCGGCCGCGGACGCTGCTGTCCGCGGCCTCGGACGGATCCGTCCACGTGTGGGACTGGGTGGACCGCTCGGCTTGGGACTGA
- the cfap418 gene encoding cilia- and flagella-associated protein 418 isoform X1: protein MDDDEDLDELLDEVEKKFCRNVSVASSTRGGGGSEAGGARRLSAIKPVVQRSSITEDIDALLEELVEDDHGDFHQSQREKLPKEPRVEAKPPSGGRKCCPVFMGGSSVTNGVGTATSKRACDRLRCISCDFRVLMFDDCEWDLSCDYLFLRNNVPDRQKLRAKLKKRRGFRAYACQCSWFSSSSSSEPTDLGLHPQLRWVCGKHQD from the exons atggaCGATGACGAAGATCTTGACGAACTTTTGGACGAAGTAGAAAAAAAGTTTTGTCGCAACGTTTCTGTCGCGTCGTCAACTCGAGGGGGGGGCGGGAGCGAGGCCGGAGGAGCGAGGAGGCTCAG TGCCATAAAACCTGTCGTGCAGAGAAGCAGCATCACTGAGGATATCGATGCTCTTCTGGAAGAGTTAGTGGAGGATGACCACGGAGATTTCCACCAATCACAG agaGAAAAACTCCCTAAAGAACCACGAGTGGAAGCGAAGCCTCCGTCTGGAGGGAGAAA GTGCTGTCCTGTGTTCATGGGCGGAAGCTCTGTTACAAATGGCGTCGGAACAGCCACATCCAAGAG GGCCTGTGACCGGCTGAGGTGTATATCCTGTGACTTCAGGGTGCTGATGTTTGATGACTGTGAGTGGGACTTGTCCTGTGATTACCTGTTCCTCAG GAACAACGTGCCGGACCGTCAGAAGCTCCGAGCCaaactgaagaagaggagaggtttCCGGGCTTACGCCTGCCAGTGCAGCTggttctcctcgtcctcctcctcagagccGACAGACCTCGGGCTTCACCCTCAGCTCAGATGGGTCTGTGGAAAACACCAGGACTGA
- the cfap418 gene encoding cilia- and flagella-associated protein 418 isoform X2 translates to MGAIKPVVQRSSITEDIDALLEELVEDDHGDFHQSQREKLPKEPRVEAKPPSGGRKCCPVFMGGSSVTNGVGTATSKRACDRLRCISCDFRVLMFDDCEWDLSCDYLFLRNNVPDRQKLRAKLKKRRGFRAYACQCSWFSSSSSSEPTDLGLHPQLRWVCGKHQD, encoded by the exons ATGGG TGCCATAAAACCTGTCGTGCAGAGAAGCAGCATCACTGAGGATATCGATGCTCTTCTGGAAGAGTTAGTGGAGGATGACCACGGAGATTTCCACCAATCACAG agaGAAAAACTCCCTAAAGAACCACGAGTGGAAGCGAAGCCTCCGTCTGGAGGGAGAAA GTGCTGTCCTGTGTTCATGGGCGGAAGCTCTGTTACAAATGGCGTCGGAACAGCCACATCCAAGAG GGCCTGTGACCGGCTGAGGTGTATATCCTGTGACTTCAGGGTGCTGATGTTTGATGACTGTGAGTGGGACTTGTCCTGTGATTACCTGTTCCTCAG GAACAACGTGCCGGACCGTCAGAAGCTCCGAGCCaaactgaagaagaggagaggtttCCGGGCTTACGCCTGCCAGTGCAGCTggttctcctcgtcctcctcctcagagccGACAGACCTCGGGCTTCACCCTCAGCTCAGATGGGTCTGTGGAAAACACCAGGACTGA